One region of Chryseobacterium muglaense genomic DNA includes:
- a CDS encoding Ppx/GppA phosphatase family protein yields MIIAAIDIGSNAARLLINEVKTQNKETEFIKLNLLRVPLRLGMDVFTLGKIGEEREKMVIDTMKIFSDLMRIYKVEHYRACATSAMRDAENGQEIIKIVKETTDINIEIISGDEEATLIYENHVAEGLDKDFAYLYVDVGGGSTELTFYENGKMVYERSFNIGTIRLLNDLVSEDNWKEMKEEIRKNINSKKPIVAIGSGGNINKAFSMSKTKDGKPMSATYLKKVYKEINALTVDERMSKYNLRQDRADVLGHALKIYNNVMTWSEISRIFVPKISVADGLIHNIYERVSGKK; encoded by the coding sequence ATGATCATTGCAGCGATAGATATAGGAAGTAATGCAGCCCGACTTTTAATAAATGAAGTGAAAACTCAAAACAAAGAGACCGAATTTATTAAACTTAATCTTCTACGAGTTCCACTGAGATTGGGAATGGATGTTTTCACTCTCGGGAAAATCGGCGAAGAAAGAGAAAAAATGGTCATCGATACGATGAAGATCTTTAGTGATTTGATGAGAATTTATAAAGTAGAACATTACAGAGCCTGTGCAACCAGCGCCATGCGTGATGCTGAAAACGGGCAGGAAATCATCAAAATTGTAAAAGAAACTACTGATATTAATATTGAAATTATTTCCGGAGACGAAGAAGCTACATTAATCTACGAAAACCACGTTGCCGAAGGACTCGACAAAGATTTCGCCTACCTTTATGTAGATGTTGGCGGCGGTTCTACCGAACTTACTTTCTACGAAAACGGAAAAATGGTTTACGAAAGATCTTTCAACATTGGAACCATCAGATTGCTTAATGATTTGGTAAGCGAAGACAACTGGAAGGAAATGAAGGAAGAGATCCGAAAAAATATCAACAGTAAGAAACCTATTGTTGCGATTGGCTCGGGCGGAAATATCAACAAAGCATTTTCGATGAGCAAAACCAAAGACGGAAAACCAATGTCTGCAACTTATCTGAAAAAAGTCTACAAAGAAATTAATGCTCTTACCGTGGATGAAAGAATGAGCAAATACAATTTAAGACAAGATCGTGCAGATGTTTTGGGCCACGCCTTGAAAATCTACAACAATGTAATGACCTGGTCTGAGATTAGCAGAATTTTTGTTCCTAAAATTTCGGTTGCGGATGGTTTGATTCATAATATTTATGAGAGGGTTTCGGGGAAGAAATAA
- a CDS encoding choice-of-anchor I family protein: MKNKYLLRGLLPIAALFHGAVSGQSTLIHYWNFNNNASVAAITTPTSTLLNGSITATSTGTGNTDTFIDFAGGTSQNFNINNLNARNGDASGTHLRYNYPINGNVQFNLPTTGYNNVIVKFTTRRSGSGAGIQTWSYSLDGTTYTTYQTVSPQDANPQLVTFDFSNVTGVSNNPNFKLKVVFTQGTGGAVGNNRFDNFTVDATSVGGADTTSPTVAYLPANNVNNASTTVNPTITFNENVRLIDNSVITSANAQNLVELRLGNATGNTVPFTTTFANNVITVIPTGGLVPNQAYYLALKPNMVEDTSDNAATTSTSSIFTTAGTSISLDKTLIKVNENTGTLAFKINVNNPSNATVNLVAKPASFNTANSSDFTFTSQTINITPSTTSITVNIPIIDDTLAEQQAEYFVLGLENPVGTTITGDTTSTVYIIDNDKAAPVPSNPNMLNYIGSFDPSGNNTSSTEIVVHDAATQRLFTISSLTDVFDIINFANPLAPSVITTVNMAPYGGITSIAVKNGIIAVASPNGTNPQGNGSVVFFDINGNFLKQVNVGVLPDMVAFTPDGTKVMTANEGEPNDTYTVDPEGSISILNIPNLTVAGIQALTQSNVTTLAFTQFNGQEATLALTGGRKVKSTSTLAQDLEPEYITISPDSQKAWVSCQENNAIIEVDLVTNTLGNIWGLGKKDMSLPGNGFDASDNNGEVLIANWPVKTYYNPDAMASFKVGNTNYLVTANEGDEKDLGGFSERTTVGANGYTLDSTIFPNASILKASHNLGRFRVTNVNGNTDGDADFEEINALGARSFSIFNADTKQIVYDSGDQFERYIAANHPLIFNADNEANGAKARSRAKGPEPEGVTLGTIAGQTFAFITLERTGGVMVYNVTDPNNVTFVDYKHSRSTSAFGGDNGPEGITYIPPANMNNGKGYVIVANEISGTLSMYEVTPSATLATGEVKTEKATFNIFPNPVNKGNTLYFNRAQGYELYDMNGKLLGKEKSALTIDTSKLNTGVYLIKTSEGEVKRFIVK; this comes from the coding sequence ATGAAGAACAAATACCTTTTGAGAGGCTTATTGCCTATTGCCGCTTTATTTCACGGCGCAGTTTCAGGACAAAGTACATTAATCCACTACTGGAACTTTAATAATAATGCATCTGTTGCCGCAATTACCACCCCTACTTCTACACTTTTGAACGGTTCGATTACCGCAACTTCTACAGGAACCGGAAATACAGATACTTTTATTGATTTTGCAGGAGGAACATCGCAAAACTTCAATATTAATAATTTAAATGCAAGAAACGGAGATGCTTCCGGAACGCATTTAAGATACAATTATCCGATCAATGGAAATGTGCAATTCAATTTGCCAACTACAGGATATAATAATGTTATTGTAAAGTTCACAACAAGAAGATCGGGTTCCGGAGCTGGAATTCAGACTTGGTCTTATTCTTTAGACGGTACAACTTATACAACGTACCAAACCGTATCTCCGCAAGATGCCAATCCGCAATTGGTTACTTTTGATTTTTCAAATGTGACTGGAGTTTCAAACAACCCGAATTTTAAACTTAAAGTTGTATTTACTCAGGGAACAGGAGGTGCAGTTGGAAACAACAGATTTGATAATTTCACTGTTGACGCTACATCAGTTGGTGGAGCAGACACTACATCACCCACAGTTGCTTATTTACCTGCAAACAATGTCAATAATGCTTCAACAACAGTAAATCCTACCATTACTTTTAATGAAAATGTAAGATTAATTGATAATTCTGTGATTACTTCGGCAAATGCACAAAATTTGGTTGAATTACGTTTGGGAAATGCGACAGGAAATACAGTTCCGTTTACGACAACGTTTGCAAATAATGTAATTACTGTAATTCCAACAGGAGGCTTGGTTCCGAATCAGGCTTATTATTTAGCTTTAAAACCAAATATGGTGGAAGATACAAGTGATAATGCGGCTACTACTTCAACATCAAGTATTTTTACAACGGCAGGAACAAGCATTTCTTTAGATAAAACTTTAATTAAAGTCAACGAAAATACAGGAACTTTAGCATTTAAAATAAATGTAAATAATCCTTCTAACGCAACAGTAAATCTGGTTGCAAAACCCGCTTCTTTTAACACCGCAAACAGCAGCGATTTTACATTTACCAGCCAAACCATCAATATTACACCTTCTACAACAAGTATTACGGTAAATATTCCTATCATCGATGATACTTTAGCAGAGCAACAGGCTGAATATTTTGTTTTGGGCCTTGAAAATCCTGTAGGAACAACGATTACCGGAGATACTACTTCTACCGTTTATATTATCGATAATGATAAAGCAGCACCCGTTCCATCAAACCCAAATATGCTAAATTATATCGGAAGTTTTGATCCTTCCGGAAACAACACCAGTTCTACAGAAATTGTAGTTCACGATGCAGCAACTCAAAGATTATTTACCATCAGTTCTTTAACGGATGTTTTTGATATTATTAATTTCGCTAATCCATTAGCTCCGTCCGTTATCACAACAGTAAATATGGCTCCTTATGGCGGAATTACAAGTATCGCTGTGAAGAACGGAATTATCGCAGTCGCATCACCAAACGGAACCAACCCGCAAGGAAATGGTTCTGTGGTATTCTTTGATATCAACGGAAACTTTTTGAAACAGGTAAATGTGGGTGTTTTACCGGACATGGTAGCGTTTACTCCAGACGGAACCAAAGTAATGACCGCAAACGAAGGCGAACCGAACGATACTTACACCGTAGATCCTGAAGGTTCAATTTCAATTCTTAATATTCCTAATTTAACGGTTGCAGGAATTCAGGCTTTAACACAATCGAATGTTACCACTCTTGCTTTTACTCAGTTTAACGGGCAGGAAGCCACTTTAGCTCTTACAGGCGGAAGAAAAGTAAAATCTACAAGTACTTTAGCACAGGATCTTGAACCCGAATACATTACCATCAGTCCGGACAGTCAGAAAGCATGGGTTTCTTGTCAGGAAAACAACGCAATTATTGAGGTTGATCTAGTTACAAATACGTTAGGAAATATCTGGGGATTAGGTAAAAAAGACATGAGCCTTCCAGGAAATGGTTTCGACGCTTCTGACAACAACGGAGAAGTTTTAATTGCCAACTGGCCTGTAAAAACGTATTACAATCCCGATGCTATGGCATCTTTCAAAGTTGGAAACACCAATTATTTAGTAACTGCCAACGAAGGTGACGAAAAAGATTTGGGTGGATTCAGCGAAAGAACCACTGTTGGAGCCAACGGATACACTTTAGATTCAACCATTTTCCCGAATGCTTCTATTTTAAAAGCTTCACACAATTTAGGAAGATTCAGAGTGACCAATGTAAACGGAAACACTGACGGAGACGCAGATTTTGAAGAAATCAATGCTTTGGGAGCAAGATCATTCTCAATTTTCAATGCAGATACCAAACAAATCGTTTATGACAGCGGAGATCAGTTTGAAAGATATATTGCAGCCAATCATCCTTTGATTTTCAATGCCGATAATGAAGCCAACGGAGCCAAAGCAAGAAGCCGTGCCAAAGGTCCGGAACCGGAAGGCGTAACTTTAGGAACTATTGCCGGACAAACTTTTGCGTTCATCACTTTAGAAAGAACAGGAGGTGTAATGGTCTACAATGTAACAGACCCGAACAACGTAACTTTTGTAGATTACAAACATTCGAGGTCTACTTCTGCATTTGGCGGAGACAACGGTCCTGAAGGAATTACCTATATTCCACCAGCAAATATGAATAACGGAAAAGGTTACGTTATCGTTGCCAACGAAATCAGTGGAACTTTATCAATGTATGAAGTAACTCCATCTGCAACATTAGCGACAGGCGAAGTAAAAACCGAAAAAGCAACCTTCAATATCTTCCCGAACCCTGTGAACAAAGGAAATACTCTTTACTTCAACAGAGCTCAAGGTTATGAGTTATATGATATGAACGGAAAACTTCTTGGAAAAGAGAAATCTGCCCTTACCATCGACACTTCAAAACTAAACACCGGAGTTTATTTAATCAAAACCTCAGAAGGTGAAGTGAAGAGATTCATCGTGAAATAA